The sequence GCCGCCGCAGAGCAGCCGCGCGCCCTCGCGCTTGCCGGTCTCGATGTACGCTTCGACGCGCTCGCGATGGACCGGCGAGATGATCGGGCCCATCTCCGTCGCCGGATCGAAGCCGTCGCCGACGCGAATCTTCTTCGCCCGCTCGACGAGCCGCTCGACGAAGCGATCGTGGATGCTGCGCTCGAGAATCAGGCGCGAACCGGCCGAGCAGACTTGCCCGGCGTTCGCGAATATGCCGAAGAGCGCGTAATCGATCGCCGTGTCGAAGTCCGCATCCGCGAAGACGACGTTCGGCGACTTGCCGCCGAGCTCGAGCGAGATCTTCTTCAGGTTCGACGTCGCGTCGAGCATGATGCTGCGCCCGGTCTTCGTGCCGCCGGTGAACGCGATCTTGTCAACGTGCGCGCTCGCGGCGAGCGCGTGACCGACGACGGCGCCGGCGCCCGTCAAGATGTTGACGACGCCCGCCGGAAACTCGAGCTCTTCCATCAGCGTCGCCAGGCGGATGGTCGAGAGCGGCGTGAGTTCCGCCGGCTTGAGAATGCAGACGTTGCCCGCGGCGAGCGCCGGCGCGAGTTTCCAGACGCCCATGAGCAGCGGGTAATTCCACGGCACGATCTGCCCGCAGACGCCGATCGGCTCGCGCACCGTGAACGTCTGCGACGGGGCGGGAACGTCAAACGTCTGCCCGTGGGGCTTCGTCGCGAGCCCCGCATAGTAGCGGAAGCAATTCGCCGCGTCGATCGCGTCGAACTCGGTCTCGCGCAGCGGCTTGCCGCCGTTGAGCGTGTCGATCCGCGAGAACTCGTCGCGATGCTCGTCGATCCTGTCGGCGAGCTTGAAGAGCAGCGCGGCGCGATCCGCGGCGCTGCTCGAGCCCCACGGCCCTTCGTCGAATGCCTTGCGCGCCGCGGCGATCGCCGTCTCGGCGTCGTCGGCCGTGCCTTCCGCGATCGTCGCGATCGTCTCTCCGTTCGCGGGATTGCGCACTTCGCGCGCCCCGCCGTCGCTTGCAAGGCGCCATTTTCCGTCAACGTACATCGGAACCACGCCGTTGATCCGCGGAACGTTCTTGAGGATCGCCTCGGCGTCTATCTTTGATGCGGTTTGCATTGCGTTAATTCTCTTTCGTCCTTCGACAAGCTCAGGATGACACGTGGGGGAGGCTCAGGATGACACGTGGGGGAGGCTCAGGATGACACGAGCGCCATGCTGTTGAGGCTTTCGCCGAGGGACGCGCAGACGTAGTCGGCCTCTTCCTCGGTAATCGTCAGCGGCGGCTCGACGCGAATCGTGCGGGCGTTGACGAGCGTGCCCGAGACGAGAATGCCTCGGTCGAGCATTCGCTTCGCCAACTCGAATCCGGTTGCGTGATCGCGGAACTCGAGCGCCATCAGCAGTCCCA comes from Candidatus Binatia bacterium and encodes:
- a CDS encoding aldehyde dehydrogenase family protein, with the protein product MYVDGKWRLASDGGAREVRNPANGETIATIAEGTADDAETAIAAARKAFDEGPWGSSSAADRAALLFKLADRIDEHRDEFSRIDTLNGGKPLRETEFDAIDAANCFRYYAGLATKPHGQTFDVPAPSQTFTVREPIGVCGQIVPWNYPLLMGVWKLAPALAAGNVCILKPAELTPLSTIRLATLMEELEFPAGVVNILTGAGAVVGHALAASAHVDKIAFTGGTKTGRSIMLDATSNLKKISLELGGKSPNVVFADADFDTAIDYALFGIFANAGQVCSAGSRLILERSIHDRFVERLVERAKKIRVGDGFDPATEMGPIISPVHRERVEAYIETGKREGARLLCGGERLGGDLASGNFIAPTIFDETKPTMRIVQEEIFGPVLVIQTFDTEAEAIALANDTIYGLAGAVFTQDIAKAHRVIRKMRAGITWINTYHPTYNEAPWGGYKQSGIGRELGTYGYDAYTEVKQINVNLDVVPSGWFEDV